Within Candidatus Thermokryptus mobilis, the genomic segment AAAAAACAGCTAAACGACCCAAGCGTCAATCCAAGGGACTTAAAAAGACGCCTTGCTTGGGAACTCGTCAGGATGTATCATGGAGTTGAAGAAGCAAATAAAGCACAGGAAGAATTTGACAAAATTTTTGTAAGGAAGGAGATCCCTGATGAAATTGAAGAATTTGAAATTGAACGGGGTAATGGAAAAATAAGAGTTGTAGACCTTCTCGTTCAAACTGGACTTGCAAATTCAAAAAGTGAAGCAAAAAGGTTAATTCAACTTGGTGGTGTTAGCATTGATGGCACCAAAATCAACGATATTGACGCCATAGTTGGACTTGAAAAATCATTCGTTATCAAAGTTGGGAAGAGAAAATTTTTAAGGATAAAGCCAAAATTTAAAAACTAACTTTAAAGGAGGGTAAAGGAAAGTTGTACGTCCCAACAAAAATGTTTTTGACCAAGGGAGTTGGACGACATAAGGAGAAATTAACAAGTTTTGAAATGGCTCTGCGTGATGCTGGGATCGCGCAGTTCAATCTCGTCCGCGTCTCAAGCATATTCCCACCCGGGTGTAAAATAATCCCCAAAAACAAAGGACTTGAATATCTCAAACCCGGTCAAATCGTCCATGTCGTCATAAGCCAAGAATCAAGCAATGAACCAAACCGATTAATAGCTGCTTCAATCGGGGTTGCCATCCCAGCCGATTCAGAACAATTTGGATATTTATCCGAGCATCATGCTTTCGGTCAAACTGACGACAAGGCGGGTGAATACGCTGAAGACCTCGCAGCTACGATGCTTGCGACAACACTTGGGCTTGAGTTTGACCCGAATACAAGTTGGGATGAACGCGAACAGGTTTGGAAAATGAGTGGGAAAATTGTCAGAACCTTCAATATAACACAATCAGCCATTGTAGATAAAACTGGATTATGGACGACAGTTGTAGCTGCTGCTGTTTTAATTCCTTAAAAAGGTAAGAAGGAAAGGGCAGGCGGGGGGAACCTGCCCTGCGGGGGAACCCAGGGCGGGGGATACCCTGGGTGAGGGAAACTCTTTTTGCTTTTTCCATTACAAATATAATACGAGTTTAGATAAAAGTCAAGCTAAAATAGCAATGTTAAGCGATATACAAAATTTTCTTGACGAACTCAAAATTAAAAACAATAGCCCCCGAACAATTGAAAGTTATAAACAAACCCTCATGGAATTCTATCACCATATTAAAAAAGATTCAAACGAAATCACACGCGAGGATATACACAATTATTTGATCTTTTTAAATGAAAGGGGGCTACAAAAATCAACAATCGCCCTTAAACTAGCAATTCTAAAATCATTTTTTAAGTTCTTGCTCAAACATAAAAAAATCAATATTAATCCAACCGTTGGCTTTTCCGTTAAGAAGGAGAAAAAACTACCCGTCTTTCTAAGCGAAGAAGAGATAAAAACAATACTTGAAAAAGCACAATCCCCTCTTGAAAAAGCAATCCTTGAACTTCTGTATGCAACCGGAATGAGAGTGAGCGAATTATGTAATTTGAACCTGTTTGACATTAACTGGGAAAAAAGAATAATCAAGGTTCAGGGGAAAGGCGGGAAAGAGAGATTTGTGCTTTTTAATGAATCAGCAGAAAGAGCTTTGAAAATCTATTTAGCACAAACAAATCAATCTTATCCACCCAGTGAATCAGTTAATGAAATCGCCCTTTTTACGATAAACGGGAAAAGAATCACGAGAAATCAGGTGTATAGAATAGTCAGAAAATACCTTAAAACCGA encodes:
- a CDS encoding pyruvoyl-dependent arginine decarboxylase, with the translated sequence MYVPTKMFLTKGVGRHKEKLTSFEMALRDAGIAQFNLVRVSSIFPPGCKIIPKNKGLEYLKPGQIVHVVISQESSNEPNRLIAASIGVAIPADSEQFGYLSEHHAFGQTDDKAGEYAEDLAATMLATTLGLEFDPNTSWDEREQVWKMSGKIVRTFNITQSAIVDKTGLWTTVVAAAVLIP
- the xerA gene encoding site-specific tyrosine recombinase/integron integrase, whose protein sequence is MLSDIQNFLDELKIKNNSPRTIESYKQTLMEFYHHIKKDSNEITREDIHNYLIFLNERGLQKSTIALKLAILKSFFKFLLKHKKININPTVGFSVKKEKKLPVFLSEEEIKTILEKAQSPLEKAILELLYATGMRVSELCNLNLFDINWEKRIIKVQGKGGKERFVLFNESAERALKIYLAQTNQSYPPSESVNEIALFTINGKRITRNQVYRIVRKYLKTERKGPHILRHTFATHLLNRGADLVSVKELLGHADIKTTQKYTHV